One Candidatus Limnocylindrales bacterium genomic window carries:
- a CDS encoding GAF domain-containing protein — protein MITINKQFNLVFDESLIQISNTRKFPFKCVLSFSPFIDFWNQTGSWDQAFKAPLIKKVREELEKVPELLGPIEDLSILEKHKELIDMLMTLVFPPAFWDRDYLAAIIPYHFRIFYATPSFKRFLMEDKNFIGRTHLDERAMTYGTLLKAYSQILQKFYDVKFEFEYPLIFTTRDPETGLDRHFKLNFDPRFCEVKKVGEVKLLTDEEKKYLFNNLTNLKTWMELIPPENFEFHGFTVITATDVTDQEVLSSLKRDLIDRESIVSNKKFRSLQEKLRTLLRLPDLVLGLAAIQGDQVFLINYGRKLEKCCIFSDSQHFKTSDFAGSIYERSVKQGNLLIIEDLVTYPHRSPVEDQILAQGIRSMIVAPLYYQDKLIGTMELGSPNPGGLNALNALKLGEVLPLFSVAVNRSMEELDNRVQAIIKKKYTAIHPSVDWRFRKAVLNYIEKRNRGIHEEIEQIVFDNVYPLFGATDIRGSSTQRNAAIQADLIEHLTLVREIILLAASYKSLPILDELVYRINNKIAKVEVSLGSGDEITLLDFLRREVEPLFDTLKDFGPGIQDKIQAYRSALDPQLGIIYRKRKDFEESVARINDTISDYLDEEEEKAQAMFPHYFEKHKTDGVDHGIYIGASLVEDGKFDLLYLKNLRLWQLMTVCGIARKTEELKGSLKLPLETTHLILVQNMPMSIRFRIDEKQFDVDGAYNIRYEIVKKRIDKATIKGGEERLTQPGKIAIVYSQPKEAQEYRQYIDYLQDTGYLTGEVEDLELEDLQGIQGLRALRVTVNFQTSVQGQGTLQEEGRGVLQPVN, from the coding sequence ATGATTACAATCAATAAACAATTTAATCTGGTTTTTGACGAGAGCCTTATCCAGATCTCTAATACCCGGAAGTTTCCTTTTAAATGTGTCCTCAGTTTCTCACCCTTTATAGACTTCTGGAATCAGACCGGATCCTGGGATCAGGCCTTTAAGGCTCCCCTTATTAAAAAAGTTCGAGAAGAATTAGAGAAGGTACCTGAGTTATTAGGTCCTATTGAAGACCTCTCGATCCTCGAGAAGCACAAAGAACTCATAGATATGCTGATGACTCTGGTTTTTCCACCGGCTTTTTGGGATCGAGATTATCTGGCGGCTATTATTCCTTATCACTTCCGGATTTTCTATGCCACGCCATCTTTTAAGCGATTTCTGATGGAAGATAAGAACTTCATCGGCCGAACGCATTTAGATGAGCGGGCCATGACCTATGGTACCCTGTTGAAAGCCTATAGCCAGATTCTCCAGAAGTTTTACGATGTAAAATTTGAGTTCGAATATCCTCTGATATTTACAACCCGAGATCCTGAAACGGGATTAGACCGTCACTTTAAGCTCAACTTTGATCCACGATTTTGTGAGGTAAAAAAAGTCGGAGAAGTCAAACTCCTGACCGATGAGGAAAAAAAATACCTCTTCAATAACCTGACGAACTTAAAGACCTGGATGGAACTCATACCCCCTGAGAATTTTGAGTTTCACGGTTTTACGGTCATTACGGCTACCGATGTCACAGATCAAGAGGTTCTTTCATCTTTAAAGCGAGATTTGATAGACAGGGAATCTATTGTCTCCAATAAAAAATTCCGCAGCTTGCAGGAAAAGCTAAGAACACTCCTCAGGTTACCGGATCTGGTGTTGGGACTTGCAGCTATCCAGGGGGATCAGGTATTTCTGATTAATTATGGACGTAAACTCGAGAAATGTTGTATCTTCTCCGATTCTCAACATTTTAAAACTTCTGACTTTGCCGGTTCTATTTATGAACGTTCGGTTAAACAGGGGAATTTGCTAATCATTGAAGATCTTGTAACTTATCCCCATCGCTCGCCGGTTGAAGATCAGATCCTCGCCCAAGGGATTCGAAGCATGATCGTTGCGCCTCTCTACTATCAGGATAAACTGATCGGGACCATGGAATTGGGATCCCCGAACCCCGGCGGACTGAATGCCTTAAATGCCCTGAAGTTAGGGGAAGTTCTTCCTTTGTTCTCTGTGGCCGTTAATCGAAGTATGGAAGAGCTGGATAATCGTGTTCAGGCCATCATCAAGAAAAAGTACACCGCCATCCATCCTTCGGTAGATTGGCGTTTTCGAAAAGCCGTTCTTAACTATATTGAGAAACGTAATCGGGGTATCCACGAGGAAATAGAGCAGATTGTATTCGATAACGTTTATCCCTTATTTGGGGCCACAGATATCCGGGGCTCCTCTACGCAGCGTAATGCAGCGATTCAGGCTGATTTAATCGAGCACCTGACGCTGGTCAGGGAAATTATTCTCCTGGCGGCGAGTTATAAATCCCTTCCTATTCTCGATGAACTTGTTTACCGGATCAATAACAAAATAGCAAAAGTAGAAGTGAGTCTGGGCTCCGGAGATGAAATCACTTTGCTTGATTTCTTACGTCGGGAAGTTGAGCCTCTGTTCGATACCTTGAAGGATTTCGGTCCGGGTATCCAGGATAAAATTCAGGCTTATCGATCTGCCCTGGACCCACAATTGGGAATTATCTATCGTAAGCGGAAGGATTTTGAAGAAAGCGTTGCCCGAATCAATGATACCATCTCAGATTATCTCGATGAAGAAGAAGAAAAAGCCCAGGCTATGTTTCCCCACTATTTTGAAAAGCATAAAACCGATGGTGTGGATCACGGGATTTATATCGGTGCCTCCCTGGTTGAGGATGGAAAATTCGATTTACTTTATTTGAAAAATCTTCGCCTCTGGCAGCTCATGACGGTCTGTGGGATAGCCAGGAAAACCGAAGAGTTAAAAGGAAGTTTGAAGCTTCCTTTAGAAACAACTCATTTGATCCTGGTTCAGAATATGCCCATGTCCATTCGGTTCCGCATCGATGAAAAGCAATTCGATGTGGATGGGGCCTACAACATCCGATACGAAATTGTGAAGAAACGCATCGATAAAGCCACGATTAAAGGTGGGGAGGAGCGGTTAACTCAACCCGGTAAGATCGCCATTGTTTATTCTCAACCTAAAGAAGCTCAAGAATATCGGCAATATATCGACTATCTCCAGGATACCGGTTACCTGACCGGTGAAGTAGAAGATTTGGAGTTGGAGGATCTTCAAGGCATCCAGGGGTTAAGAGCATTACGTGTTACGGTAAATTTTCAAACGTCTGTTCAAGGGCAAGGTACCCTGCAGGAAGAAGGAAGAGGTGTTCTACAACCCGTAAACTAA
- a CDS encoding D-2-hydroxyacid dehydrogenase family protein, producing MMRVAILDDYQGVALKMADWSVLPTDVKIQVFTDHLSDENAVAERLKDFEIIVAMRERTPFPKTLLERLPRLKLLVTTGTRNASIDMEAAAKLGIVVSGTGLLIQPTAELTWGLILALLRNIPYEDQAVRSGHWQLRIGIGLHGKVLGILGLGKLGSQVAAFGKAFGMSLLAWSQNLTPERAAQCGATLVGKEELLSRSDIVTIHLVLSDRTRGLIGARELALMKPTAYLINTSRGPIVDEKALIEALEKGTIAGAALDVFDIEPLPLDHPFRRLKNTVITPHIGYVTKETYEVFFRDAVEDIQAFLAGKPVRVLNAPKA from the coding sequence ATGATGCGAGTTGCCATCTTAGATGATTACCAGGGAGTAGCCCTGAAAATGGCCGATTGGAGTGTTTTGCCGACCGATGTCAAGATCCAGGTGTTCACCGACCATCTATCCGATGAAAATGCCGTAGCAGAACGGCTCAAGGACTTCGAGATTATTGTAGCCATGCGGGAGCGAACCCCTTTCCCAAAGACGTTGCTGGAACGGCTTCCCAGGTTAAAATTACTCGTTACGACCGGAACACGAAATGCTTCCATTGATATGGAGGCGGCTGCGAAACTGGGGATTGTGGTATCCGGTACCGGCCTGCTGATTCAGCCCACCGCGGAATTGACCTGGGGACTTATTCTAGCCCTACTCCGAAATATCCCCTATGAGGACCAGGCAGTACGCTCAGGCCACTGGCAACTCCGAATCGGGATAGGATTACACGGTAAGGTCCTGGGGATATTAGGCCTCGGAAAGCTCGGCTCCCAGGTAGCAGCCTTTGGAAAGGCCTTTGGGATGTCTTTACTTGCCTGGAGTCAGAACCTTACACCGGAGCGGGCCGCTCAATGTGGAGCCACCCTGGTAGGAAAAGAGGAATTGCTATCCCGTTCGGATATCGTTACCATTCATTTGGTCCTGAGTGATCGAACCCGTGGTTTGATAGGGGCCCGGGAGCTGGCCCTCATGAAGCCAACGGCGTATCTTATAAACACTTCTCGAGGTCCCATTGTGGATGAAAAAGCTCTTATCGAAGCTTTAGAAAAAGGAACTATTGCCGGAGCAGCCCTGGACGTCTTCGATATAGAACCTCTACCCCTGGATCACCCCTTCAGAAGATTAAAAAATACCGTCATCACTCCCCATATTGGATACGTGACTAAAGAAACTTATGAGGTATTCTTTAGGGATGCCGTAGAAGATATTCAGGCTTTCCTGGCCGGTAAGCCTGTCAGGGTACTGAATGCTCCCAAAGCCTGA
- a CDS encoding MaoC family dehydratase, whose product MKILSGLKELKDYVGKEIGVSEWFEITQDRIKAFADVTGDHQWIHVDVERAKKESPYGVPIAHGYLTLSLAPKFINEIYQVEGIKLRINYGLNKVRFTGPVPAGSRIRMRILLIELEEIKEGARTLMRLTFEREGQEKPVCVAEAITLWYV is encoded by the coding sequence ATGAAAATTCTATCCGGCCTTAAAGAACTCAAGGACTACGTTGGAAAAGAAATTGGGGTCTCGGAGTGGTTTGAGATAACCCAAGATCGCATCAAGGCCTTTGCCGATGTTACCGGAGATCATCAGTGGATCCATGTGGACGTGGAGCGGGCAAAAAAGGAATCCCCCTATGGGGTACCCATCGCCCATGGTTATCTGACCCTTTCCCTGGCTCCGAAATTCATCAACGAAATCTACCAGGTAGAAGGAATTAAGCTGCGCATCAACTATGGGTTAAACAAAGTTCGCTTTACGGGTCCTGTACCTGCCGGAAGTCGGATTCGCATGCGGATACTGCTCATTGAACTGGAGGAGATCAAAGAAGGAGCTCGAACCCTCATGAGATTGACCTTTGAACGGGAAGGACAGGAAAAGCCGGTTTGTGTGGCAGAAGCCATAACGTTATGGTATGTTTAA
- a CDS encoding alpha/beta fold hydrolase has protein sequence MHLYYQTYGEGHPLIILHGLFGSLENWHWLSKVFGEFFKVFAVDQRNHGRSPHSETLNYTVMAEDILQLMQEQNLSSAHVLGHSMGAKTAMQLAITCPERVDTLVVVDMAPRAYPPHHGEIFNALYSLNLKSFKTRKEVDEALTGKIPDFSTRQFLLKNLIPDESGGFRWRMNLDAIYQNYDELLKGIETDRKFEKPTLFIKGGNSPYIQDEDLGSIQKIFPRAKIRVVEGVGHWVHAEAPQEFSKIVLDFLEENSL, from the coding sequence ATGCATCTCTATTATCAAACTTATGGAGAAGGCCATCCCCTGATCATTCTACACGGCCTTTTTGGCTCGCTGGAAAACTGGCACTGGCTAAGTAAGGTGTTTGGGGAATTTTTTAAGGTCTTCGCAGTGGATCAACGTAACCATGGCCGGTCTCCCCACAGTGAAACCCTTAACTATACCGTAATGGCCGAGGATATCCTGCAGCTTATGCAGGAGCAAAATCTTTCCTCCGCCCATGTACTGGGCCACTCCATGGGTGCTAAAACAGCTATGCAACTGGCGATTACCTGTCCCGAAAGGGTAGATACCCTCGTGGTGGTGGACATGGCTCCCAGGGCTTATCCGCCCCATCATGGGGAAATATTTAACGCCCTTTATTCTTTAAATTTAAAATCCTTCAAGACCCGTAAGGAGGTTGATGAGGCCTTGACCGGGAAAATCCCGGACTTTTCTACCCGCCAATTCCTGCTTAAAAATTTAATACCCGATGAATCCGGTGGTTTTCGATGGAGAATGAATCTGGACGCTATTTATCAAAACTATGACGAACTCCTCAAGGGGATAGAGACAGACCGAAAGTTTGAGAAGCCAACCCTGTTCATCAAGGGTGGAAATTCTCCCTACATCCAGGATGAAGATCTGGGGAGCATCCAAAAAATTTTTCCCCGGGCTAAAATCCGGGTTGTGGAAGGTGTAGGACATTGGGTTCATGCAGAGGCCCCCCAGGAGTTTTCTAAAATTGTTTTAGATTTTTTGGAGGAAAACAGTCTATGA
- a CDS encoding RraA family protein, which translates to MDFKQSKEILSKLDTACLSDANKNLRVLDSGIRPIRSGLKLIGIAHTVSCYNDFLTVIKALKDAQPGEVLVIDGQGGSRALVGELFTREALRKGLAGIIVDGACRDTWRIRTLQLPVYARSISPLSGTTSRIFDTQIPITCGGVTVNPGDIVFGDEDGILVASLKELSEALPIAQEIQSKEEEVYKRMDKGESLLDMLNFDEHYAKVSGGQKTSLKFIL; encoded by the coding sequence ATGGACTTCAAGCAAAGTAAAGAAATTCTATCTAAACTCGATACGGCCTGCCTTTCCGATGCAAACAAGAACCTGAGAGTCCTGGACTCCGGAATACGTCCTATCCGATCGGGCTTAAAACTTATAGGTATTGCCCATACGGTTTCCTGCTACAATGATTTTTTGACGGTCATCAAAGCCCTTAAAGATGCGCAACCCGGAGAAGTTCTGGTGATTGATGGTCAAGGGGGTTCACGGGCCTTGGTCGGTGAGTTGTTTACCAGGGAAGCCCTACGAAAAGGATTGGCCGGAATCATTGTTGATGGGGCTTGTCGAGATACCTGGAGAATTCGAACTTTACAGCTCCCGGTATATGCAAGATCTATCTCTCCCTTATCCGGTACCACCTCCCGAATTTTTGATACCCAGATTCCCATAACCTGTGGGGGAGTTACGGTGAACCCCGGGGATATTGTTTTCGGAGATGAGGATGGAATTCTTGTCGCAAGCCTCAAGGAATTATCCGAAGCCCTACCCATCGCTCAAGAAATCCAGAGTAAAGAAGAGGAGGTTTATAAACGGATGGATAAGGGCGAAAGCCTTTTGGATATGCTAAATTTTGATGAACATTATGCAAAAGTGTCTGGTGGACAGAAAACTTCTTTGAAATTTATCCTTTAA
- a CDS encoding response regulator: protein MGNSKKSILIVEDEELVRLVLEKKLEQEGYHIVTVANGRGAIEKIRQTEFDLVLTDLKLQDITGLEVLEEVKKVFPDTIVVVLTGYGSMSSAIEAMSKGAYYYLNKPCSDEELKITIRRGLEKREAAQELKQKNLEILETNKKLEETLNQLRVTQNQLVQAEKMASLGQLLSGIAHEINNPLAGVMGYAQLLLKDPGLEEKVRQSLEKINKEANRINKIIQNLLLFTRGSKPIKRPLQINEVLESVLELRAASLAQNHIQVTKNLAPGLPEIQGDFYQLQQAFLNIIDNAEEALLKSQRQKNLYISSELISKLPPDEILLHLPLPFIRITLSDNGAGIPEAHLKKIFDPFFTSKEVGKGVGLGLSVSYGIIQVHGGKVDLISQVDQGTSFFVEIPLSQ, encoded by the coding sequence ATGGGAAACTCAAAAAAGAGTATCCTCATCGTAGAGGATGAGGAGTTGGTACGGCTGGTTCTGGAAAAAAAGCTGGAACAAGAAGGATACCATATCGTAACGGTTGCAAATGGGCGGGGAGCCATAGAGAAAATTCGACAAACGGAATTCGATCTGGTTTTAACGGACTTAAAACTCCAGGATATAACAGGGTTAGAAGTTTTAGAAGAGGTTAAGAAAGTTTTCCCGGATACTATTGTGGTGGTCCTGACAGGATATGGATCTATGAGCAGTGCCATTGAGGCCATGAGCAAGGGAGCTTACTATTATCTCAACAAACCCTGTTCAGATGAAGAGTTAAAGATTACCATTCGAAGGGGCCTGGAAAAAAGAGAAGCTGCCCAAGAACTGAAACAGAAGAATCTGGAAATACTGGAGACCAATAAAAAATTGGAGGAGACCTTAAACCAGCTCAGAGTCACGCAAAACCAATTGGTTCAGGCCGAAAAGATGGCTTCTTTAGGTCAGCTTTTATCAGGAATCGCCCATGAGATTAATAATCCTCTGGCCGGAGTAATGGGTTATGCGCAGTTGCTTCTTAAAGATCCCGGTCTGGAGGAAAAAGTCCGCCAGAGCCTGGAAAAAATTAATAAAGAGGCCAATCGTATTAATAAAATTATCCAAAACCTTCTTCTCTTTACGCGGGGATCTAAACCCATCAAGCGACCCCTTCAAATAAATGAAGTTCTCGAAAGTGTTTTGGAGTTACGAGCCGCCAGTCTGGCCCAAAATCACATCCAGGTTACAAAGAATTTAGCACCTGGATTGCCTGAAATCCAGGGTGATTTCTATCAGCTTCAGCAAGCTTTTTTAAACATTATAGATAATGCCGAAGAAGCCTTGCTGAAGTCCCAAAGACAAAAAAACTTATATATTAGCTCGGAATTAATTTCCAAACTTCCTCCAGATGAAATCCTCCTCCATCTTCCGCTCCCCTTTATTCGAATTACCCTATCCGATAATGGAGCCGGTATTCCGGAAGCTCATTTAAAAAAGATTTTCGATCCTTTCTTCACCTCCAAAGAGGTGGGTAAGGGAGTGGGACTTGGTTTAAGTGTCAGTTACGGAATTATTCAGGTCCACGGAGGTAAGGTAGATTTAATCAGCCAGGTAGATCAGGGAACTTCTTTTTTCGTCGAGATTCCCCTCTCCCAATGA
- a CDS encoding DUF4388 domain-containing protein yields MAKILLISSDPITNGYLIPVLELADHTVIRIDSLEAALHLLLHQAREEKEPLPELVMVEGHMLGGISPLEFQNKVKTLLRGTQPETPILFILEEGSLTQDAKDTLKGQITYLVKPTHISAFSDFFRELRSSLDQLSRSGGGSLSKHTSLVANLAEEHLPSLLHMLSLVRASGYATLTNPRTKQTGTLHLRYGDVTKAILVDTTSSPKRRLEGTEALQALVDWEEGVFSFGRADPEKMPKGESARWVVLKCGIR; encoded by the coding sequence ATGGCTAAGATATTGTTAATAAGTTCGGACCCGATTACAAACGGTTACTTGATTCCTGTTTTGGAGCTTGCCGATCATACGGTAATCCGGATAGATTCGTTAGAGGCAGCTTTACATCTCCTGCTTCATCAGGCTCGGGAAGAAAAAGAACCCCTTCCGGAGCTCGTAATGGTAGAGGGTCATATGTTGGGAGGTATTTCCCCTTTAGAGTTCCAGAATAAAGTAAAGACTCTTTTGAGAGGAACCCAGCCAGAGACTCCCATCCTGTTTATTTTGGAAGAGGGGAGTTTAACCCAGGATGCTAAGGACACCCTCAAAGGGCAAATCACCTATCTTGTAAAACCTACCCATATCTCTGCCTTTTCGGATTTTTTCAGAGAGCTTCGGAGCTCTTTAGATCAGCTTTCTCGATCCGGTGGAGGGAGTTTGAGTAAACATACATCCCTGGTAGCCAATCTGGCCGAAGAACATCTGCCTTCCCTGCTTCATATGTTAAGTTTGGTAAGGGCCTCTGGATATGCGACTTTGACAAATCCCAGAACGAAGCAAACAGGTACACTCCACCTGCGGTATGGAGATGTTACCAAAGCGATTCTGGTGGATACGACGAGTTCTCCTAAACGGAGGCTAGAAGGAACCGAAGCCCTTCAAGCCCTTGTAGATTGGGAAGAAGGAGTTTTTTCCTTCGGACGAGCAGACCCTGAAAAAATGCCAAAGGGGGAATCAGCCCGCTGGGTTGTGTTGAAATGTGGAATTCGTTAA
- a CDS encoding patatin-like phospholipase family protein has protein sequence MMLNLQELRKSALFTGVEVAELRRVLPQLEKKYYSRGAIIFKEGDPSQALYLILSGQVKIIERNQQGRPEVLMYLHAGDFFGETSVITHEIRSVTAEVVIDAEILIIPKAVFEEIYHREPKILHNVIRTLSQRLSLKTKGLVQRNPKTHSIIAIYHPRKEIEGAFLTSNLAASILKQTETSVAVLDLSLKNPNLVKILRLDSDKEIKDEEINQELVEKMLISHPSGLELLALSPEFLREGKIGREKIARILSILKEKFSYTVINTSPEITKGTFEALDLSDKIVLLIPFGEEPPVHMFDQQEVITVYYQTPQHPGAVEEFLTGAPPLIIDWGPEFLEPFHKAGELIVEKASDNPTSEAIHRLARHITGLKLGIALGGVAARGLAHIGVLDVLEQNKIPIDLIAATNTGAIIGAAYASGVRSKNLIEIASQLAYEYELGTLRDFRIFQGGFLSNKKVLKLIASFLGPLKTFGRLKIPLRIITMELETGKDVAFEKGSLWDALQASMAVPGLFPPVKIGGKTFVDGSNINPIPVSHLIEMRADIVVGVNALSPLRRYFSTGSGDMEKSTREEALTEDWKMMDIIMRSFQKLQHEIGLSKATLADLTITPEVTGFSWKDFKRAPEIIDAGRRAAEQALPKLLEIRSKRKLYRRS, from the coding sequence ATGATGCTTAATCTTCAAGAACTGAGAAAGAGCGCATTATTTACAGGGGTAGAGGTAGCAGAACTCCGGAGAGTTCTCCCTCAATTGGAGAAAAAATATTACTCCCGAGGGGCCATCATCTTTAAAGAAGGAGATCCCAGTCAGGCTCTGTATCTTATCCTCTCGGGACAGGTCAAAATCATCGAACGAAATCAACAGGGACGACCGGAGGTACTCATGTACCTGCACGCCGGAGATTTTTTTGGTGAAACTTCGGTTATCACCCATGAAATCAGATCCGTTACCGCAGAGGTGGTCATCGATGCAGAGATCCTCATCATCCCTAAAGCAGTTTTTGAAGAGATCTATCATCGAGAGCCTAAGATCTTACACAACGTCATTAGAACCCTGAGTCAAAGGCTCTCCTTAAAAACCAAAGGACTTGTCCAACGTAACCCCAAAACCCATAGTATTATAGCCATTTACCATCCTAGGAAAGAAATCGAAGGCGCTTTCTTAACGAGTAACCTGGCCGCCAGCATTTTGAAACAAACCGAAACCTCGGTCGCCGTCTTAGATCTCTCCCTTAAGAATCCTAATCTGGTCAAGATTTTGAGGCTGGATTCAGACAAAGAAATTAAGGACGAAGAAATCAATCAGGAACTCGTAGAAAAGATGTTGATTTCCCATCCCTCGGGTTTAGAGCTTTTAGCTTTATCTCCTGAATTTCTTAGAGAAGGGAAAATCGGTCGAGAGAAAATAGCCCGGATTTTATCTATTCTCAAGGAGAAGTTTAGCTATACGGTAATAAATACGAGTCCGGAAATTACAAAAGGTACTTTTGAAGCTTTAGACCTATCGGACAAAATTGTCCTTTTAATTCCCTTTGGGGAAGAACCTCCGGTCCATATGTTCGATCAGCAGGAGGTTATCACTGTATATTACCAGACCCCTCAACACCCTGGTGCAGTGGAGGAGTTCTTGACAGGAGCGCCACCTTTGATAATAGATTGGGGGCCTGAATTCCTCGAGCCGTTTCATAAAGCCGGGGAATTGATTGTTGAGAAAGCTTCAGATAATCCTACCAGTGAGGCCATTCATAGGTTGGCCAGGCACATTACCGGGCTAAAATTGGGTATTGCCCTGGGCGGGGTTGCGGCAAGGGGATTGGCCCATATAGGGGTTCTGGATGTCCTGGAACAGAATAAGATACCCATAGACCTCATAGCAGCCACCAACACCGGAGCGATCATTGGAGCAGCCTATGCTTCGGGAGTCAGAAGTAAAAATCTCATCGAGATCGCCTCCCAATTGGCCTATGAGTATGAATTGGGGACCTTGAGGGACTTCAGGATTTTTCAAGGGGGATTCCTATCAAACAAAAAAGTTCTTAAACTCATTGCAAGCTTTCTGGGACCCTTGAAGACGTTTGGCCGGTTAAAAATCCCCCTTCGGATTATTACCATGGAATTAGAAACCGGAAAAGACGTTGCCTTTGAAAAGGGTTCTTTATGGGATGCCCTTCAAGCCTCCATGGCCGTACCAGGTCTGTTTCCACCTGTAAAGATAGGAGGAAAAACTTTTGTAGATGGGTCCAACATAAATCCCATTCCGGTCAGCCATCTTATCGAAATGCGCGCCGATATTGTCGTAGGGGTTAATGCGTTGTCCCCTCTGAGACGGTATTTCTCCACCGGTTCCGGAGATATGGAAAAAAGTACTCGGGAAGAGGCTTTAACCGAAGATTGGAAGATGATGGATATCATCATGAGATCATTCCAAAAATTGCAACATGAGATAGGCCTTTCCAAAGCCACTCTGGCAGATCTTACCATCACACCTGAGGTTACCGGATTCAGTTGGAAGGACTTTAAAAGAGCACCTGAAATTATCGACGCCGGTCGAAGGGCTGCCGAGCAAGCGTTACCTAAACTTTTAGAAATTCGGAGTAAGCGAAAACTCTACAGGCGAAGTTAG